The Rana temporaria chromosome 4, aRanTem1.1, whole genome shotgun sequence genome contains a region encoding:
- the LOC120937846 gene encoding neurofilament heavy polypeptide-like gives MALSSPQVIEENTESDKLQKYSCDICRNKCVTPGSLAQHLLSKKHRHQLKLSKSQEPNVANRLSSFMKAHMNEDPIVGLEYIIESKKDSSYTYTCQLCGLLICPLPTIVAHISHSKHTKCYISKHFPHLLPQFEKFPKKDNVKSVRDAAVTILELQGNKKEIQEVLPENDGKMREASEDTPPSKPESDGKMREASEDTPPSKPESDGKMREASEDTPPPSKPESDGKMREASEDTPPSKPESDGKTQGASKDPPPSKPESDGKTQGASKDPPPSKSRSDGKMRVAIKDPPPSKPESDGKTRGASKDTRPPKPESDVKMRVAIKDPPPSKPESDGKTRGASKDTPPSKPESDVKMRVAIKDPPPSKPESDGKMRVAIKDTPPSKPESDGKTRGASKDTPPSKSRNDGKMREAIKDTPPSKPKSGNLSQLKLSPLPYQEKRKSYRYNKVLQKFNSNDPPLAKRSRRCPGGDWDVLPSTAHTSKHESSHYNKSHAIRRDCPAPQELEFRTNDEFFEYFANFVISNDEDVVFIRTITQNCIKALTRFKQEEIERRKTSH, from the exons ATGGCGCTCTCCAGTCCACAGGTTATCGAAGAGAACACAGAAAGTGACAAGCTTCAGAAATATTCCTGTGATATCTGCCGTAATAAATGCGTTACACCAGGTTCGCTGGCTCAACACCTCCTGAGCAAAAAACATAGACATCAGCTGAAGTTAAGTAAATCCCAGGAGCCGAACGTTGCAAACCGATTGAGCTCCTTCATGAAGGCCCACATGAACGAAGACCCCATTGTGGGCCTGGAATATATCATAGAGAGCAAGAAGGACTCATCATATACATATACCTGCCAGCTGTGCGGCTTGCTGATTTGCCCCTTGCCGACCATAGTCGCCCATATCAGTCATTCAAAACACACTAAATGTTATATTAGTAAACATTTTCCTCACTTATTACCCCAATTcgaaaaattccccaaaaaagataatgtgaaaagtgtgagAGATGCTGCAGTAACGATTCTGGAACTGCAGGGGAATAAGAAAGAAATTCAGGAAGTGCTTCCTGAGAATGACGGTAAAATGAGGGAAGCCTCTGAGGACACCCCACCATCCAAACCGGAGAGTGACGGTAAAATGAGGGAAGCCTCCGAGGACACCCCACCATCCAAACCGGAGAGTGACGGTAAAATGAGGGAAGCCTCCGAGGACACCCCACCACCATCCAAACCGGAGAGTGACGGTAAAATGAGGGAAGCCTCGGAGGACACACCACCATCCAAACCGGAGAGTGACGGTAAAACACAGGGAGCCTCCAAGGACCCTCCACCATCCAAACCTGAGAGTGACGGTAAAACACAGGGAGCCTCCAAGGACCCTCCACCATCCAAATCTAGGAGTGACGGTAAAATGAGGGTAGCCATCAAGGACCCTCCACCATCCAAACCTGAGAGTGACGGTAAAACACGGGGAGCCTCCAAGGACACTCGACCACCCAAACCTGAGAGTGACGTTAAAATGAGGGTAGCCATCAAGGACCCTCCACCATCCAAACCTGAGAGTGACGGTAAAACACGGGGAGCCTCCAAGGACACTCCACCATCCAAACCTGAGAGTGACGTTAAAATGAGGGTAGCCATCAAGGACCCTCCACCATCCAAACCTGAGAGTGACGG TAAAATGAGGGTAGCCATCAAGGACACCCCACCATCCAAACCTGAGAGTGATGGTAAAACACGGGGAGCCTCCAAGGACACTCCACCATCCAAATCTAGGAATGACGGTAAAATGAGGGAAGCCATCAAGGACACCCCACCATCCAAACCTAAGAGTGGAAATCTTTCTCAATTAAAATTGAGTCCATTACCATATCAGGAGAAACGTAAAAGTTATCGCTACAATAAGGTGCTCCAAAAATTTAATAGCAATGACCCACCTTTAGCCAAGAGGAGCAGGCGTTGCCCTGGCGGTGACTGGGATGTCTTACCCTCAACAGCGCACACTTCAAAGCATGAGAGCTCACACTATAATAAGAGCCATGCCATTAGAAGGGATTGTCCAGCTCCACAGGAATTAGAGTTCAGAACAAATGATGAATTTTTTGAATATTTTGCTAATTTTGTGATCTCTAATGATGAAGATGTCGTCTTTATTCGGACGATTACCCAAAACTGCATTAAGGCATTGACACGCTTTAAGCAAGAAGAAATAGAGAGGCGGAAGACCAGTCATTAG